ATCCCTTGATTtgattttaaaataattttcatttcaataaCATAGTAGTGCTACTACTGGTATTAGTAGTGGCAGCAGTAGTGCAAATATATACACCATGTTACAAGGCTATATATTGTAAACAGGAAATCTGGATTGGGATTTGTACTTTTTTTGTCCGGGACATCTGTTCAAGTGTTTGTACCTCTTTCAGGCATTCTCTGGTGCAGTGTCCCTCAGACAAGTAATCCTGCATGCCAGGGGGCAGCATGTGATACAGGCTAACCCACACGCCTGTCTCGATCACCCCCGCGTCATACTGCCTCAGCTTGGGGGTGTAGAAGAGGCGCAGACCAGAGCTGTCCAGTAATCCTGTGATTAAGGAGAGATGGCGTGTCAGTAAACACAAGCGACGAGGTTGCTAAGGAATATACCCCGATCTTTGTTCTACCCACACCACTGTAAACAAACTTTTCACAATGCTCCCTCTTGTTGAGGGCGTTTCCACATTTCCATTTACATTcacttagcagatgcttttatccaaagtgacttagaaAACGAGGAATATCATTCAAGCTACATGGCAACAGACACCTTTGGTcacaataaatactactaccagaggatgagagtgcagaaTTTTAAGTATTAGTTTAATGTGTACGACATTTACACAATGAGCTCTAGATGAACATCATTGGTATAGTGCATCTGTAATGTGTTTCACTAGGCTGctagtactactactactactactaatactactactactactactaaaatcACAACTAAAATCCATTCACTAAaatgattttaaaatcattgtCATCTCAATAACGTAGTAGTGCTACTactggtagtagtagtagtggcaGCAATAGTGCAAATATACCCACCATGTTACAAGGCTACATATTGTAAACAGGAAATGATGAAAATGATGTCCTCACACTACCTTGTTGTAGTGTTGGATTATCATAGTGGACTTCCATCAGGACGAAAACTGGGTCTATCGATGTTCCAATGGAGAGACCAACATGAGATGGATAAGAAAATCCCTGCAGAGTAGAACCGAAGATCGTAAGATCGAACCAAAAGACAACAACAATGTCAGAAACAGACATTTTGTCACCTCATGGATGAATCATTCTCTCAGTGCCAGCCATGCCTCTTCTCTGGCAACCCATGGAGGGCGAGGTAAGAAAGATTACAAACCTCACCACCAATTGCCCAGGCGAAGACAACAGTTTCACACGTCGTGAAGGAATCTGGCATGTTTGGATGGTAACACTCGTGTCCCACTCTCAGGTCACTCTCTCCCAGGCTGCTATTACACTGGTAGAGCAGAATGTGGTGCACCAGGTTTTCGTGTCCTCTCTGAATCAAAGGCTCAATCTGGAGGAACACAAGCAGGAATGCTGATGGGAAAACATACAAATCAGTTTGTTCTGATCATCTCTAAGCCCCCTACTGAAAAATAaacataagacacacacatgcatgcacacgcacacacacacacacacacacacacaaagcaccatTACAAACAAGAATTCTATTTTGATCCAGGGCATGGATATAAATGTGAAAGGAGTGAGAAAGGCCAACAATAAGAATAGAAAAAACTGGGATTTTTTACTACCCAAACCAACATTGGAAAGGAGTGTAAGCAATTCTGTTCTATCGTGTTTTtcactatttattttttcattttattttcctACTCAGTGGGTCTCCAGCTTCAAGTGAAATCCCAAATAAAGCCACATCCCACTGACTGAACTGTGACCTCACAGTGGGAGGCTCTCCTCCCAAACATCAGGAAGAAGGACCACAACATGGCCTCTAACCATGAGATAAATATTTAAACATTCCTCCATTTCACCCTCTTTATGATCTTGTTCTGATTGAGCGACCATCATGTTTCAAGTTCAGATCTGATAGGGATATTTGTGAGGTgggctttctttttttttgttaaaaccaAGTTGTTGTccattttattgatattcattTTACAAACATACCCATTGAGTAGAAAGTCTATGTATAAATGGTTTAGTGCAACTTGTAGGTGCCTTGAGGCTAATTTATGAGAGTAAAAGAGTATATAGTGTAAATAACAGGATACTGAAAATGCAGAATCCAGCTCAACAATGCAGATGGCTAGTGAAACGCATAAATTCTGTAAATGGGCCATTCAGGGATGTTACACAGAACagatgccaaacacacacagagtccctttctctctttctttctctctccctctctcattctctctctctgtcttgtccaGTTCCTGCCTTCCTCtttcataaacacatgcacatacacacacacccaccccacatCTGGTTAAGAAATGCATAGATGCCATGGCCAGAAGGAATTGGTCTGTTCCTGTTTTCTGCTTATGATATGACACTACTTTATTGGTCTGAAAAAATTGTTAAcagattttaaaaataaaattgtcCCACAGCCACATGGGCCCTGAATTAATATCATAACaacatttccatattttgagaTGGGTTAGAACATAAACCATATATAGAAAATGACAGTATGACACTAGACAACTACACACATATTTTCCTGTCCCAATTAAGTGACCATTAAACATATGGTCTGACAAATGGGAGACACAGGCTGAATCAAACCTATTTCCTGCTGTTATGATGTCATGCATAACTCTCTGTGGTAGAGTAGCAGAGACAGTTTGAGACACTGTGCAACAGCAAACACATGGACAGACACATAGAAtagaagcaggagagagaaagaaagagaaagagagagagagagagaaagaaaccagGGAGTCTACTGGAAAAAAAGGAAGAATAGCCCTTTATAAATGCATTCGCATTGGCTCAATGACAGTTTGTCACTTGAGAGAGCCTTTGTTCCGGCCTGGGGGTAGGGGTGCAATGGAGGGTGGGGTTGGGCGGGTGgctttggcgtgtgtgtgtgtgtgtgtgtgtgtgtgtgtgtgtgtgtgtgtgtgtgtgtgtttcttgatTCAGGGGGGCCCCAGGACTGGAAGGGGTCCTAGAACAGGCCAGTGATAAAAATGCAGTAAATCTGTTGGGCTTCCCAAAGCCAGATTTTTTTTAGGAGAGGCCTCCCAAGACATTTACTGTGCCATTGTTTGAGGGGTCTTGTTTACACATGAACTACAACACACCTAGTGGGAAATAAAACCTGCCATTAAACATTTCTATGTCGATTTCTAGCCTCTTGCAGCTGTTCTGAGATTGTGTGGATCATGTCTGCAGTTCACTTTTGTCATTTGATGAAAGATTTAAAGGAAGGAGGAGCAAATCCATCACTTTGCAAGTCTACCATTTCGTTTGACAGCCAAAACATTTGGTTGGCTACTTTCATTCGCTTAATTAAATCATATTTCAAAACGTCTTAgtgtttctttcttcttctttttttttggtttggAAACTGCCTTAATTATGCTTTGGTGACATGTAATTTAAAATCCAAACTACAGGTGGGGAATCAGATGACTGGGTAAAGGGCAGGATTGAGATCACACTTGAGAGGCTCCTGTGTAATGATAGGCTGAGACAAGcaggcacacagacaaatacatcAACAAAGGGCACCGACAGACAGGCTGGGGACTAGATAAGGAGCCTTTGAACACAAAAAGTCTGACTTCTCGCATGTGACTACACACTGCATGGGTTGTGCCTTTTAATATCTCACAAAACACCTGCTCTCCTGGAAAGATTAAAGGGTGAATTTCTATGTGCTGCAGGCTAAACAACATACAATACATGAAATAGAATTGTGTGAATTTAGAAAATCATCATGATACAGCAGAAAATACATACAGTGCAATATATCAAGAACGGTTTAATGGTGTTGCTGGCAGACTTACCCTAATTATGTGATGCTTCTTCTTGACCTCTGGGATTTTGAATATCTGACACCAGTAAGTTGTGTCCCTTGAAGGCACAGGCACCTGTCTTGAGGAAACAGCACAAACAATTAACACTGACAGAATTAACATGTTGTTCAGTCATTCCCAAATAATAAGCTGCTATAAAACTCTGGATAACGTTTATTtactcattcattcagtattctTGGATGTTGACTGCATACTGGGGGGAATGTGTGGGATATCGTGTGTTTTCACTGACTTACGTGAGCGTTTTGTAGGTCGAAATAGGCAGCCCCAGGGGGAGCGGCGGCACTGCTTCCTGGATTTAGCAGTCGCAGACTCTTCCTCCCCCGGTTCACTCCGTGGTACATAGGCCCCGCGGGCCCCACGTCCTCTTCGTGGTAAGCCCAGATCACCCGCACTGTGCTGGCCTAGACAGAtgggacagacagaaatacAGTGAGTGTGTAACCCTCCTCAAAGCTGGAGCAGCGGGAGTGATACAGAGGCACCAGAACAGCTTTGGCACTTGGTCAAAGGTAAAACAAACTTAGAAGTCCTCCTCTCTCCTAATTAAGTCATATTTCAAAAACCTTTTCAAAAGCTCTTCAGCTATAGCCTGGTTAGCACGCAGACCTCAATTGtaattgagagtgggtctggaaaaggttcattgacttaCAACTTCCAGCAGGGGCGTAACTAGGAGTGAAAtcaaacttaaattggtgcatgaAACTTGTTTCAGAAGtgtagcaatcttgtaaacaaagCTTTTAGACatagttgtttactcaattcgaAAGAAATACATGTCCATGCTGGATTAGTGATTGTATCTGCATGCCTtatgttttagggacattggaaatgggttTCAGTGTGCAACTATTTCTGACATACAGTTCTAGAGCACCCCCACCTGACCCAACATAATCAAACATACCGATATCTCTTTGTCGTTAGGATCGCATGTGCTTAGGTCCCTGCTAAACgccaggacagtgtgtgtgatgttttccCTCCCATACTCCAGTCTGTAGCTCTGATCCGAGTCTCTGTGGACTTTTCTGCTGGGGTCAGCAAAATAATCCTGTTGAAAGCACACAGTTAAAACAAGTTAAAAGTGTACAAGTGACATATGCCAAGCCTTTGTCTAAAGGCAGGTGTTTGCCTTTAAAAAATAGCAAAAAGAAACATGTCTGCTGAGAATTTGGGTGTATTTGGTTTTAAATTCTTGCAGTTGGACATGTGATGATATACAGGGTATCAGGGTATCCATAGATTAactgtttttctgttttgatGGCTACTCTTTTTAGGGTGAGCTCTTTATTTGCACAGGGATAAAGGTGGTTTTCATCTACGGAAGTGCGCAAATTAAATGTACTAAATATAGAGCGTAAGGATGAAAAGTGGTGTCACTTTTCCCTTGAATCTTTGATGCTCAGCACAACATTAGGGGTAGTCAGATCTAAGTCCAGGCCTACCACAGGGGAGTTTCCTGCTAAATAATGCAGAAATACAACTTCTCTTATGAATGAGATTTGAGTCTTTCACTATGCCAACACCCAGGAACCTTCTCTGGGTTTGTGTTAGAGTAAGATCTGTTATATATTTAGCAGAGATAAACAAAGACCACTCAGATAATTTTGCCAGCAAGACCCCCATCTTTGGCTCTTCACTACACTGAGGACATAGACAGCATCCTGCTTCACTAAGGCTCATTATTGCTCTAAGGAACTAGTAAGAATGTTCCTACTAATAAAAGGTGCTGGCATTCATGAGGAAAAACTGTCTCGAAAATGCCACTGACTATGAATCTACTGTACCATCTGGCACAGTAGTGAACTCACTGCAAGCAGCCAAGAGTACATATCTACAGCTGTATGTGAAATCCTCCACAGATCTGTGTTGCTCTTGAGAAAGTTAGCTTTGACTCTTGATCTAGTAGCGTAGGCCTACTCACCTGTCTAATATCGTGTGATCAAGCAAGTGTCAGAAACTGATAGTTGAACACATTTTAACATATATTTCAATAAAATATTCAAATCTGTAATATTGTAATGAAAACAAGTGTTGCACGTCATGTATTTCATCTGACACAGATCATTAATTTATTTCAGTAAAACttgaagtagcctacacatcAACTATTGATCCAACTAGGCTCCACAGTTTAGAGGCGGGTCCCTTGAGGCAAGGTTACTATACCTGGAGGTAAGGTCTTCCATTGAACACGCCACCAATCACTATATCCGATAACGCCATCGCGCCGTTCGAAGACAAACCAAATCCTACATATCCAGTGGTCTCAACCTCTAATTCAAAAGTTACAGTTCTATCGTCGAATTTCCATTTCATTCGGTATTTCCCATTCGCATCCAAAACGGCGGAATGTCTGTATCCACTCTCTTGGGAAGAGGTAAGACGAACTGTTGAAAAAAAGAAAGCGCCTAAAAAGGCCAATTCAAACATTCTACTGAAATATTATAGAACGAAAAACATAAACCTAAACGGCGAAGAAAATAAATTCAAATATTGCAGTTTCagactgcatgtgtgttgttTCCTAGTTTGCATTGGAAACTGATGATGAGCCCACCGCGGCTATCCAGATCGGCAAGCGAGCCACTTTCCTTTTCCTCCCACAGAAACTGTCTAAACTTGTGTTCTCTTTGATCTGTAGAGGCACGTCCCACACGGGTCTCGTGGTCAATTTACCTCTATCCGTGTCAGTTTGAAAGGTTTCCACTATTTTATCGCCATGTGATTTAACTGATTGGTGCCAAGCTGTACGCAAAAAAGTTACACGAATTTTATGAGTGCCTACTAGGGTAATGTcggtgtggtgtaacagcaatAACTGCGACTGGGGTCCATTTGAAGTTGTGTCACTCAGCCTAGCTCTTGTCAAATGGGGAAAGCATGGGAAAAACAGAGTGTCCATTAAGGCATAAGTAACACAACATACATCACTGCAGTATTAAAAGTATAGACTAATTAATTTCCGGCTAGTACACCACGTTCATATTATATAGTTTAGATACAAATTGATGGACTTCAAACATAATCTGCCTTTATGTATGTTATAGTTTAAGACAGAGGGAATTATTAGGCAAGAAGATTTTTTTGCTTGGCAGTGGAATATATTGTGGCGTGCAATGGGAGGCAGAACACTTGGCTATTCAGCCATATTAAATCAGAGGACTGACAATGGTTTCACTCCAGAAAATAAAGGCTTAAATTATACTTTTCATCAATATGGTTCCATAAAGAACCATGATCTTTACATCAAGGGAAAGGTTCTTCACATTGGAAAAGGTTCTTCAAAAAGACACTTTTCATATCTGTTTGACTTTTCTTAAATGGTTTTTCAATGAACTATCATGGACgtggcagtcgtggcctactggttagggctttgggcttggaaccaaagggttgccggttcgatcccctaccagaagaaaaaaaaatgtggacaggggaagtggttgagcactgctctcccatgcccacatccacagctgaagtgcccttgagcaaggcacctaacccctcactgctccccgagtgccgctgtagcaaggcagctcactgctctgggttagtgtgtgcttctcctcactgtgtgttcactgtgttcactaattcacggatgggatacatgcagagaccttgtatacacaagtatacttggcctataaacctgatttacatttaaatatcaGCTTGAGAGTTCTTTGAAGAACTACACGTTTCTTCTATGGCATTAAGAAGAAAAATGTTTTTCTAGTTTTTAGAGTGAAACATGTACATTCAGGGTAAACACACTTGCTAAAAGAATCAGGGAAACCACACAAGGTACTGTACCTCACATGTCTCATTCACACTCGCAATTGCACAGACTTATAGGGAATATTATTATGTGGGTTTTGGCTTAATATTTATAAAAACCATCTGAGTTTCACTAATCATATTTTTATACAAGTGGACCTACCACTCTTGTACAATTTCACCAAGAGTGGCATTAGGTGACACTGCTTGAAAAGTTTGAATGAAATTAATTCCAAACAAATTTATCTGAATGTGTATGACATATATCATCATAGTCAGATCATATCATAACGCCTGATTCACATCAAATGCGTGGCGAGTGCATGGCAGCTGCATTGCCTCATTTTGCCgcccatgttaacaggttagagcTTGTACACTGCCTGCGTGACACGCACGTCTCAGGTGCGGCTTGAGGTGCGCTGCAATCGCGTGCCAGCTAGAAATAGAAAAGGTGCCTATTTTTCACGCAACATGCAAATGTGTTGGAAGCGTTTCCAGCCAAAAGAGACAGTGAAGAGATGTTTTAATAGTCAGACTGGCCGCAGCAGAGACAATTCTGGTATGAATGCTCACATGAAACGCAACGTACGTCACCGAACAGGCGCGCAACGCACGTCTGAATCTGCCGTCAGTCAAAATACTAAGTGCTGATTCAGACTGGGTGTGTGGCGTGAGCGTGTCAGCTGTGTGGCGTGTCCGTTTTTATTTCGGCTCCCATGTTAGCAGGTTAGAGGTTGCAgactgcctgcttgacacgcacGTCTCAGGCACGGCTCGAGCCGCACCGAAAACGTGTGCATGCTAGAGATAGGATCGACGCCTATTTTTCCGAAAGTGAAGAGATGTTAAATAGGCAGGCAGGCCGCCGCAGTGCAGCGTCAGACATTTCTGGTGTGCAAAGAcagaaaacgccacgcagcCGCCACACATCTGACACGCAACAGACACGACACGCTCACGCCACTCACTAAGTCTAAATCAGGGATGATTGTCGTCCCTCCCATTTTTAAGCATGTTACTGTCCAACCTCTTTTAAAGAAACCCAATTTAGACCTGAGTGACCTTAAGAACAGACCAGTCTCCAAGTTACCATTTATCTCCAAGATCCTTGAAAAAGTTGTCTTCTCCTCAGCTCACCTCTTATTTGAACACTTTTAATACCGGTATCCATAAGAaatttcagtctggttttagaGCTCTGCACAGTACTGAATCTGCCCTGTTGAAGGTTCTTAATGACATCCTGCTTTGTGTTTTCTTGATCTTAGGGCAGCATTTCATACAACCAACCATGACATTTTTCTAAAACGCCTAGAGGTCAGAGTAGGCTTACAGGGTCCAGTTTTAAAATGGTTTACCTCTTTCCTGAAATATAGAATGTTCTCGCTTGTTTTAGGAAACTGCTTTTCATCCTCTGCTCCCATCAATTGTGGTGTTCCCCAAGGTTCGATTTTAGACCCCTTTTTATTCTCTTTGTACATGCTTTCTCTTGGCTCAATctttcaaaaatacaatattcacTACCACTGCTATTCAGATGACACTGAATGGACACCCCAGGGgtcccggcccccactttgaaaaccactggcttagATGATATCCTGGCAAGCAATTTTCTCTAAATCAATGACAGTAAAACTGATCTGGAGACCATTATCCATGCTTTTATCGCATCCCTTGATTGCTGTAACTCCCTATACACTGGTCTGACTCCGGTAAACATTTAAAAGCTTCAGTTGGTCCAAAATTCTGCAGCTAGACTTTTAACAGCAACTACCTGAAATATAGAATGTTCTCGCTTGTTTTAGGAAACTGCTTTTCATCCTCTGCTCCCATCAATTGTGGTGTTCCCCAAGGTTCGATTTTAGACCCCTTTTTATTCTCTTTGTACATGCTTTCTCTTGGCTCAATctttcaaaaatacaatattcacTTCTACTGCTATTCAGATGACACTCAGCTTTAAATGCCATTAACACCAGGTAGTCCTTGCTTAATAACTCACTTGTTAAACTGCTTAGATTATATCCTGGCAAGCAATTTTCTCTAACTCAATGACAGTAAAACTGAACAATGATCTGGAGACCATTATCCATGCTTTTATTACATCCCTTGATTACTGTAACTCCCTATACACTGGTCTGACTCCAGTAAACATTTAAAAGCTTCAGTTGGTCCAAAATGCTGCAGCTAGACTTTTAACAGGAACTAAGAAAAGGGAGCATATCACACCTGTCCTGGCTCACCTGTATTGGCTTCCAGTCAATAAGtccatgttgaacagatatccCTCTTAGatccctcttgaaagacccaaaactatcacaggaatggagagcactgggcaactcattccaccaacatggaaccactgaggaaaagagtcttgaatttgaccttttATGAACGTTTATGACTGGTGTTATTCACTTGAATATAATGATTCGGTTGTAATAATATAAAATCAACCAAGTCAGGCAGGTGACAGTATGAATTTGATTGTGACTTTGTTGGAGAACTTAAATGGGTTCCTGTGAAAGTGTAActttcgccaaaatgcatcctagggtgtttttgtgaatgtacccgagtcaaacactcgtttaaaagcataatcacgtccgaagcgccacttttaagttGTCCgtgttgtcgttttcgggtcaaatggccttttgaatgggaatcgTAGGGGCACTAGTATTTTGATAAATAATcacgtcaaaatcgctatttttaaaacactaagaaggctcgacacaacatgaaactttgatcaaggtatcatcagtgtctctacacatgaacttgagcattgagaacattgtttgtgtacacagagtactaaaagaaaggttttgaacaaccaACTCAACTTGGTTTTTCTgctcgccgccatcttgcctgtcaaggagtgagttgtccaaaacctttctttttagtaaactatgtgtacacaaacaatgttctcaatgctcaagttcatgactttgtgtacacaaacaaagttctcaatgctcaaGTTCATGACTTCGGCTCTCTATAGACCTcgacagtcccgcccacagtcgattccggaagtaagaatccaatacaatttctccattgacaactggggtataagccataaaatcgTAACCGTctatggtagacttaaaaccagctatggCATGACTAAGTGATTTAGCTGTTTCAAGGAAGAAAATAAGAGTGTCCAAAGGGTCCGGTTGAGTGTAGTGTGTCTGAGagtcagcttgtgggttttgtaagggccagcatgggGGACAagacaaagttgtggtgagttttgcagggagATTGGTAgtgctagttaacattgttaagtTCACACTGAATTCTGAGAATTCTACTGGGTCTAAGCTTCccaaagaggtcaagcatttgatgaTGGGCCAAAGTATGTGGGAGCAGTGCCCTCCTAAGTAGATGATGTGCAATGTCGGGCAAAACACTCAAAATGGGGCTGAAAGTTAAgaattgaaatgttaatttatacTGACTGACATGAACCAAGGAGTAAACATTACCGTGTAGAGCCGTGAGAGGGCGCTATAGGCTTGTGGAATGCAGAGcgcgcatctttttttctctctcgctctcggaGGTACATTTTCTCTGCTCCCGGCTTGTgcctccacatcgcccaaaatgcttgattgcattgcattctccacatttctagctacattttcatgtaccacatcagcattttcgttcagtgaatcttttatTAATTGTTTTACAATTACCGTCAGGCCCTCCTCGTTGACCGCCTTCTTTATCGCCCGGCTCACCTCAGCTTCGTCGCCGTTCACTTCTTCGTCTGCACGTTGTTTTAAAACATGCATCTTTTTTCCATCACGCGAGCATTTGCTCTGCTGCCGGTTTGTGCCTCCACATCgaccaaaatgcttgattgaattgcattctccacatattagctacattttcatgtacggC
The nucleotide sequence above comes from Alosa sapidissima isolate fAloSap1 chromosome 6, fAloSap1.pri, whole genome shotgun sequence. Encoded proteins:
- the moxd1 gene encoding DBH-like monooxygenase protein 1 homolog, which produces MFELAFLGAFFFSTVRLTSSQESGYRHSAVLDANGKYRMKWKFDDRTVTFELEVETTGYVGFGLSSNGAMALSDIVIGGVFNGRPYLQDYFADPSRKVHRDSDQSYRLEYGRENITHTVLAFSRDLSTCDPNDKEISASTVRVIWAYHEEDVGPAGPMYHGVNRGRKSLRLLNPGSSAAAPPGAAYFDLQNAHVPVPSRDTTYWCQIFKIPEVKKKHHIIRIEPLIQRGHENLVHHILLYQCNSSLGESDLRVGHECYHPNMPDSFTTCETVVFAWAIGGEGFSYPSHVGLSIGTSIDPVFVLMEVHYDNPTLQQGLLDSSGLRLFYTPKLRQYDAGVIETGVWVSLYHMLPPGMQDYLSEGHCTRECLKESLEEEMPSGIRVFAVLLHAHLAGRAIRTRHFRDYEEMKPLAYDNEFDFNFQEFLPLSEERLLLPGDNLITECRYNTKDRANMTWGGLSTRDEMCLSYLLYYPRINLARCESLPEIDRQLKFIGVKAIQQPVTTWPFVIKSPKKYSNLTFTEAMDKFRWSKKRGKAFNDVVLRLPMNVRCSKWGQDEWSIQGMTVPPPEVPRDSKPTTSLCSPRRRASSSSTSSSFSSSPSSSSPLSVMTALLSCCLLFSAHLWSSL